One Helianthus annuus cultivar XRQ/B chromosome 7, HanXRQr2.0-SUNRISE, whole genome shotgun sequence genomic region harbors:
- the LOC110918415 gene encoding uncharacterized protein LOC110918415, producing the protein METSRKRLHLNLHLIRCSMKCGGQSQCRRWNRGGIRRAERCRLFVFSYGTIVVDNSAIFKNIMDLSCIEWQVNQVSATRCNIIVRVRKVMFEEEAWQILSVTEQYGKKLNSQVNAVRVSKVVIEIFV; encoded by the exons ATGGAAACTAGCCGTAAACGTTTGCACCTTAATCTCCATCTTATCAG GTGCTCGATGAAATGCGGCGGCCAGAGCCAGTGCAGGAGATGGAACCGGGGTGGCATCAGAAGAGCCGAAAGGTGTCGTTTGTTTGTATTCTCATATGGAACTATTGTGGTTGACAATAGCGCTATTTTCAAAAACATCATGGATCTCAGtt GTATCGAATGGCAAGTTAATCAGGTGAGCGCTACTAGATGTAATATTATTGTGCGAGTAAGAAAAGTTATGTTTGAAGAAGAGGCCTGGCAAATCCTTAGTGTCACCGAGCAATATGGGAAGAAACTGAACAGCCAAGTGAATGCTGTGCGAGTAAGCAAAGTTGTCATTGAAATTTTTGTTTAA